A window of Chrysoperla carnea chromosome 3, inChrCarn1.1, whole genome shotgun sequence genomic DNA:
tcactttttacgtcctgagtacgctgtaaaaatttcagcttgatatcttttctcgtttttgagttatcgtgcccacagacgacggacggacggacagacggacctataccaaaattttgttcatagcatcaatatttttaagcgttacaaacttgggactaaacttagtataccttgcatattacatatatgcaaggtataaagAGATACTTAGTCATGGCATGGGAACTGTTGAcagaagtaaaattttaaaactttggaagaactgtgtgttttttttttaaattaaattaaccatagtatagataattaaaatttcataatttgcaaATTGGAATTATTAACGTATGtatattaaactattataaataataataaaaagcaacaacacatagtgttttcaagcggtcacccatcttAGAACTAAGTGTactcaatgttgcttaacttcactGATTGGGCGAGAATCgttgttttcaatgtggtaTGATGAAGGTGACGGTGACGATTAGGTGACGATGAcacgagttccatgattttacctacagtttaatttttctttacttaaagAAAATACTATCTGCATGTTGCtgtaattattcttttaattattggTTCTCTTTTCGTCTTGAATCGTTATGttggaaaatttatgaataaacgtTATATTTAGATAacgaattcaatttttatgcGAGAAGTGGGAATGGTTCTGGTATAACGTTAAATAATTCTTTGTGGTGGTGTTTTTAATGTTGGTAGTTGTCGAGCGAAGCGGACGAGTAGCTGTTAGCCTTTTGTATAATTAAcacaaattgttataaatattttataaatttaaaagatttatattgtacacgtatttaataaaattgatttcaattccaaaatatttacttccggtataaattattttgcatttcGACATTTTTCACTTTGATTTCCGGTGTAAGCCAATTTGATCGTTAGTCTTCTGATTTTAGAACgattgaaaaaaagatatctatactttatttattttatagaggtcaactttaaagtgtgttttcgagactaatagtacaatttaattgattcgaatttatatttttgctaaagataagattaaaaataagattattttaaatcagaattaaaagatcgagtcacttaaattaaaaaaaactcctaaaaataacttttgtttgtaaaataactCATCGGTAAAATAACTCAACGTCTTCCGTAACAAACGATGATcaactttgtttatttaaactttacctatttttttatagtagatTCCGATTTTTTGCCACTAAAAGGGTGCTTgcaagaaattaaaatgaaaacgatcaaaaaaagaaagaaaaaaaaccttttcgtattttattttttgataactctgtaCCTATTGTTTTAACGAGTTGGTTGAGTTGGGTTTGTCGACTTTAGAGGataattttcccaaattttcatttcaagacctttttttaagaaactatgAATAAAACAGAATATTGTAAATTTGTGGGGTTAGTCGacaattcgacattttttttgacaacaaaagttttaaattttaaggatcCTTAACAGAACATTAGCTAAAACGATGTTTAAGCtatcattgttttaaatatcaaaaataatattttggtatttagaaaattataattttgctggattgaaaaggaaatttgaaatattaaactgACCTTAATtgacattcaaaaaatattattaagtataaattttatttttaaattctacataCAATTGTATCGAAGAACTAATTTAGTACATAATTTGGAATACatcatcatttaaaataaaatatctacatatttaaattaacaaaattattcaaatattgtcatggctataaaatcaaaaagtaaaatgtgacttaaaaacaatacaacatGCATATGAAATTACATTGCatatattacttaattaatttattaatggttccttataatttctttcaatttttagaaaacttgAGGTACTTACCGAAATATTCGAAGAAACTGACCAAATTTccgaaactttttaaaaatatgttcagaaattttgactgtTAACATATATACcctaaattacataaaactaaCTCCGCGaataatacacaaatttttttaaaaatatcacaaaacttttacgatatttttagaacattctattatatttacgccacacaaattgcctagtttacaatatttttggagcattttattacatttacatcatacaaattgcctagttgacttcACAGTTAACTACATAACAGTCGGACTACTTTGAAACTCTCAGCATTTCACATGTAGGAACAGGTTCCTCCAGtcaaattattttgagaaaCAGTGGGGCGAACCTTTGGCGAACTGAAACTCAATAAGCTGGGgtgaaacacaaaaaatttatcttgaaTTTAGGGATGCGTTCAGTTTTTCCGCAGTATCTCGTTCCCTACTAGTTTTAACGAAAAAAGTAATGAAAGAAAAGTTtctataacaaattttctacaaaaatgatCTATAAAATTTTGCGATATATTGCTTATTTAAAGAGTTATTGCatatttttcttcttataaaaaaattaactgtaggaaacaaatttaaatattgaattaattgattattttacttaattaggAGGTAATAGGTCGGTTGCCTGGAGTCTTACACACCAGTTATGCATCTCCTCAGTGAACAGCTGCAGATATCTTATCCTGGTTACAAGAGTTAAGATTgcaatatatttcatacacgaatatcaattatttttgatattagtGAGTTTTCCAATATATTGAAtccctattaaaaaaaaaaaattagtaaattttcaattaaatcagaaataaaattaggaaaaaaccagggttcgaggatatatatcacgtgaatttttatgatatatatcaatacataaatgattttaaaaaatttaatattatttagaaatttttggcgtttgttaccgtatttctacttcccaaattttgatcGCATTGGTATAGAGTTAAAACCTACCaatactaagctcaaatcgtgTCTTGTaagaaaaagttcgttactaaagagtaagtttaagtaagattcagaatcggaagatgatctagctttctcttccttgcagtcaaaccaagcacaattatgaaacgacgatattttgatatttatataacataaaatcaaCCATAACTTTAGTTTGCACCACTTTACGTAAAATTGACGCACATATTCGTAATCGGTGACCTAAAAATCTTCAGAAAATACTGCGTCTACTCATCCTATAGTTTTACTTCCTGTGAATTATCCCGCGTGAATAATGTTCCcacaaacacaaaataaatgttaatttattttaataaaatttatttgtttttttaaactggaATACAAATGTTGCATTCATATTCAGCTATtgttaattctaattttatattcacatcACACAATACTTGATCTGCGTCACTTGATCTTCGTACTGTGGTTGCGTGTGTTCCAAaatgtttgataataataattatattgttgaCGATAATATCGTTAAGTCAACAAAGAAAATGTTTGTGGATAAAGTAACTCTATCACAGTTATCAGAGGATGTACCATCAATAAGTGAATTTTATGCTGATCAAAACATTCTGGTTACGGGCGGTACTGGCTTTATGGGCAAAGTTTTAATTGAGAAATTACTTCGTTCATGTCCAAAAATTAAGggcatttatttattactgcGTTCGAAGAAAAATTATACGGATGAagaaagattaaataaaatgtttaatataccCGTAAGTTTTCATGATATTCCTACGAATAGTAAGGATGCTGGAAAAATATACTGCTGCTTATTAGGAATGACAGATTTGTGATAAAGCGTAAGCCTGAGGAATGTTTAATCACTCATTTtactgaaaatttctttttacctGACTTGTTCCACTTCTTCTTGCACTTATATACGTATTCATTTTCACTTTCTTTTAGTTATTTGACAGATTAAAAGAAGAATATCCGGAATCATTATCAAAAGTAAAAGTAATTAAAGGAGATATCAGCAAACTAGAATATGGTTTATCTGATTCTGATTTGGAATTTATAATTCATGAAATAAACATTGTATTCCATGTGGCAGCATCTGTTCGATTTGATGATTCTTTGAAGGatgctattttaattaatacacgAGGAACTagagaaatgttaaaaatacttaaacaaatgcaaaatataaagataaacaattataataaacaccTATATTGAACCTTCAGTAAAATTGGCTTCATTACAGTCAGTGCCAAATTTTAACTGaagtctatttataaaaatggaagTGTTGGCTATTACGGCAATATGTTGTTGAaacataatttacaattattattttattattatttcacacAATCTAATCTatgcttaggttaggttaggttagagtggctgtcctggggtgggacacacttagaccatagggtccgttgtgataccgtaaatgggttggcccaaccccggccactactccatgtatcatttggagctgtttaagaacagcaggagggctttggcgtcgactgactttaggtcgcaGAGGTCGTTAAAGAGAGGCTggttcaagtaagtccatctcctcatgacaagagctgggcagtgacagagaagatgagacattgtctcctcctcgtcatcactgtgacagctcctgcagtagtcgtgatacactgccaggcctaagcgttcagcatgcttgccgcccagccagtgtcctgtgatagccgcaacaactttgcgaacagaagCCCTTGGTagtgatatgagaacttcggaactcctgcgattgtactcagaccatatctgtcttgtagtaccacaagtacgttcttccctccatctaagattgaccTTTTTCAGAATGTTCTCTCaggagtaacttgcagttcgcaaatggaactcccgggtatTTGTTGGTACTTGTGTCCGTCAGCAtcgtgccatttctggcaagctcgtcggcttcacaatttcctggaatatcCCTGTGTCCCGGTATCCATACCAGGTCTACATTCATtcgttccgccagctcatttaatcTATGCTTACACAGCCGgctaaatagttatttttcacaattttatcgCCAGCACAATATGGCAATTCATGACGTCATTACTAATGGCCAGTAAACTGATGTATATTTCGGAAAACGCCCAAGATTATCCAATTTTTTCTTTGAGATACATCAGGTGCAATTACTATCTTTCGCCTCAGTATGACTAACTTCGGCTGGACGTAGCTATTATTacacgaatttttattttttttaaagtatccaCCGTAAAGCAAAAAGTTGGTGGCGCTGCTATAGCAcaaatgtaagttttaaaagaaagtaataagagtaagataaagatctaaGCAAGTTGTTAGAGTGGATAGAGAAGCTCACAATAAACACCTTCTGCTACACAAGCGCCATTCTGCTCAATTTTAGAACTGTTATTTTCTGTTTTCAGCTAGATACTTTTACTTTGACCCGTATTTATAAATGTCCTTTTTACCTCTACCCTCCATAATATGACTGATTACTTTTTTGATCGCGAATTATAAAGTTGTTTTCTGTAATTAGGTCTTCCTGTATACCTCAACCACTTATTGTAATATCGATAAAGACGTGGATGCAATCGAAGAAAAAGTTTATAAGGCGACAACGGATTGGAAAACTATGATTAAAGCAGCCGAAAATATGGATGAAATGGTGCTCAATTTTCTTGAACACAAGTATGTTACTTCTCAAGTTAACTCAAATTTagcattatttatgaatttaaataattcttataattttagaattttaaataaatatccgaATAcgtatactttttcaaaaaatcttgcCGAAGAACTTATCTTTGAAAGTTGTGATGATATACCAACAGTTATTTTTCGTCCTACAGttggtaaatttttaagttattattttaatttttaatatttttatagacttttgacaattgattttattactcCAAATGCTTCTGaagatgtttttaataataaaataattatatattgccTTAGTGGTTGGTTCGGAGAAGGAACCAATGCCTGGATGGATTGATAACTACAATGGGCCAATGGG
This region includes:
- the LOC123295045 gene encoding putative fatty acyl-CoA reductase CG5065, whose product is MFDNNNYIVDDNIVKSTKKMFVDKVTLSQLSEDVPSISEFYADQNILVTGGTGFMGKVLIEKLLRSCPKIKGIYLLLRSKKNYTDEERLNKMFNIPLFDRLKEEYPESLSKVKVIKGDISKLEYGLSDSDLEFIIHEINIVFHVAASVRFDDSLKDAILINTRGTREMLKILKQISTVFLYTSTTYCNIDKDVDAIEEKVYKATTDWKTMIKAAENMDEMVLNFLEHKILNKYPNTYTFSKNLAEELIFESCDDIPTVIFRPTVVVGSEKEPMPGWIDNYNGPMGLTTGVQTGVLHIALIDGDKNIDWVPVDIAIKGMITSAWYKALEQTDRNKCLVINSSTSDFIKFNNSVLCDLGVKILNKNPPNQLLWYPFCFLTTNKYLYWFYFVTLHLIPAIFLNGFWSALKQLEIEPKI